From the Hemitrygon akajei chromosome 24, sHemAka1.3, whole genome shotgun sequence genome, the window gggtctcaggtgtcaatcaggtcgggatgatgtaacccatcaaaccagcccactctggttgccccccgaggggtttcaatgagtagaacagtaccaagtaaacaatccttctccaaaagacaatagcagtaaatcaatggcttttgttagtaggagacattccaccttgtgtatctctgagctgtgtctctctctcattaactttcatgagctgttatcaataacaactgccctggcagcattcttttgtctctcttacttccttgataacagcatcgaaatagtagcgatttgcgattctccaaaagtggggggggggggggggggcattggcgactcggcacccttctgcccatcagagttgttcatcctttgtaACATTCTTCATTAGTGATAATGTCTTAATTTGTCTGGGTTTTGCTGTCATTTAACTTTAGTGGTGTATACTTCTtaccagaattgcatatgcttccATGGAGAGATGATTCCTGTTTTCActgatgaaagtatatccttagaagtttcatctgactgttgtgtagattttttatgtctgttattcttCTTTCccccttattattattatttcttttttctgcctttctctttgattttgcagttcattgtcttttactggttgtccgccctgttgctgtggtctttcattgattctattataggcatacctgcaagaaaatgtatctcagggttgcatatagtgacatatacatacgtataaactcttctcgggcttctagCCAGGTCCAGGTGtcaattttaactgatgtttcaatgacaaactctaacatcttcatcggggatgatgcctaggcatgtctagcCCAGCGGTATATAAAGTCAACTCCTGTCGTCTGTCTCTCCTGAAGAGTTTATGAGTCATACAGGCTGGGaaggcactagatccttttttgaTATATATGTAGTTttatcataaatttactttgagcttcagGTTCAAGGATGGCTTGAACCACTTCCAGTTTTGAGTTTAAGTCCTGTCTTCTGCTTCTTgcgctgaactgttcccacaacttatggcgcaaacacaaggaaatctgcaggtgctggaaattcaagcaacacacagaaaatgctggtggaatgcggcaggccaggcagcatctataggaagaagtacagtcgacattacggggcgagacccttcgtcaggactaactgaaagaagaggtagtaagagatttgaaagtgggagggggagggggaagatccaaaatgataggagaagaccggagggggatggggtgaagctgagagctggaaaggtgattggcaaaaaggatacagagctggagaagggagaggatcatgggacaggaggaaaaaaagggaaaaaataactgtcaagatgaagccacactcaggttggaggagcaacaccttatattctgtctgggtagcctccaacctgatggcatgaacattgatttctctaacttctgttaatgcccctcctccccttcttatcccatcccttatttatctatttatctttctatttattattttcccccttttttcctctctcctttctctctgtgtccctctcacaatcactccttgcctgctccccctttctccctaggcctcccgtaccatgatcctctcccttctctagccttgtctcccttttgccaatcaactttccagctcttagcttcatccctccctctccggtcttctcctatcattttggatctccccctcctcctcccactttcaaatctcttactacctcttctttcagttagtcctgacgaagggtctcggcccgaaacgttgactgtacttcttcctatagatgctgcctggcctgctgcgttccacaacttaaggactcactttcacggactcttctcaatatttattgcttattgatttattattacttagttgctttttgtatttgaacattgtTGGCATTTGCACACTGCTTGTGCATTCtgttggtatggtctttcattgattgtgggagtggaggatgctatcacgtatttgctgcacaaatcactctctcacctagatggggtcagttgtgctgtgaggattacattccttgacttctctagtgcctttaacaccatccagcccaagatcttaaggcacaaactaacggagatgggagtagactctcacatggtggattggatagtggactacttgacaaatagacctcagtatgtgcggttgggagactgtaggtctgacacggtggtcagcagcacaggagcgctgcagggaaccgtactctctctggtcctgttcaccctgtacacatcagacttccaatataactcggagtcctgccatgtgcagaagttcgctgatgacacggccatagtggggtgtgtcaggaatgaacaggaggaggagtataggaaactgatacaggactttgtgatatggtgcgactcaaactacctgcgtctcaatatcaccaagaccaaggagatggtggtggactttaggagatctaggtctcatatggagccagtgatcattaatggagaatgtgtggagcaggttaagacctacaagtatctgggagtacagttagacgagaagctagactggactgccaacacagatgccttgttcAGGAAggtacagagtcgactgtacttccttagaaggttggcgtcattcaatgtctgtagtgagatgctgaagatgttctataggtcagttgtggagagcgccctcttctttgtggtggcgtgttggggaggaagcattaagaagagggacgcctcacgtcttaataagctggtaaggaaggcgggctctgtcgtgggcaaagtactggagagtttaacatcggtagctgagcgaagggcgctgagtaggctacggtcaattatggaaaactctgaacatcctctacatagcaccatccagagacagagaagcagtttcagcgacaggttactatcgatgcaatgctcctcagacaggatgaagaggtcaatactccccaatgccattaggctttacaattcaaccgccaggacttaagaactttttaaaagctattattaatgctttttgagatagtgatttagatgcatatcatattttttactgagttaagtattgtatgtaattagttttgctacaacaagtgtatgggacattggaaaaaagttgaatttccccatggggatgaataaagtatctatctatctatctatctgattctGTTATGAgtgtgcctgcaggaaaatgaatctctgagttgtatatggtgacatatatgtactttgaacattaatttactttggactttgcaGAGCCCTTAAGTCCAAGGATGACTTGCTTATACTCCAGTTCCAATGTAACTGATAGAGCCAATATTTCAGACCACAGACTTTTCCACAGCAGGGTAGGGGTATCCGATAGGATACATGAGCGTGCAGTTGGTGACATGGTGTGCCCTATCTGCCATTTACACTGGGCTTCTGCATGCTCCCAGGTCATTTACGTGAAGTTTTCAGTGGCATCCTACTCCTTCACTCTGACATCCTGACACTTTCTCTCAAGCTCATAGAAAAGTAAATATTGCTTACCTTTCCAGCCATTATTTTAAACTACAAATTTATTAATTTTATTCACCTTTAGACTAAACACTTAAATTGTTCTGCTAGTCtcatgtttctgtcattcattctttggatttttttttgtttcgtggATGTTTGGAACaagaaagaatttcaggttgtatactgtatacattctctgatattaaatcgaGTCATTGAACTAACAGTTTTAGAACTTTTTAATGTAAATTTTTTTTGGCTGGCAACatactttagatagatagatagatagatagatagatagatacttcattcatccccatggggaaattcaactttttttccaatgttccatacacttgttgtagcaaaactaattacatacaatacttaactcagtaaaaaatatgatatgcatctaaatcactatctcaaaaagcattaataatagcttttaaaaagttcttaagtcctggcggttgaattgtaaagcctaatggcattggggagtattgatctcttcatcctgtctgaggagcattgcatcgatagcaacctgtcgctgaaactgcttctctgtctctggatggtgctatgtagaggatgttcagagttttccataattgaccgtagcctactcagcgcccttcgctcagctaccgatgttaaactctccagtactttgcccacgacagagcccgccttccttaccagcttattaagacgtgaggcgtccctcttcttaatgcttcctccccaacacgccaccacaaagaagagggcgctctccacaactgacctatagaacatcttcagcatctcactacagacattgaatgacgccaaccttctaaggaagtacagtcgactctgtacaGTGCAGTGAAGTACAGTGGGCAGTTGATACAAAACAATTTGCCTATTGTGCAAATTACCTCTCATTCTAACTGAAACTCAAACCATAGCTGATGAACAAACAGAAATAACTACATGACTCACTCTCCAGAATATAAAAACTTTGCTGTAAACAAGCCTGCTGAGTAAAGGGCACAGGTCCTGTCTAGATTATGAATACTTTGAAcagcttccatggttttctttgtttcatggctacctggagaagatgaatttcagtagtatactgcatacatactcaGATGTACCTCGAGCCTTGAACTTGTGAAAAGCCTGCATGAGCATTTGGGAGACCTGACAGGATGAATTTGCTCGCTGCAGCTTTTGGTCTGCAAGCATCTTCTGCTGCCTGGGGACCATTCGTGTTTTCAACTGTCCTGGTTATGAACTGTTCACAGAAACAGATCCCTGCCACAACCCGTGGAGATCTAGTGTCCTTTCAAATAATATGTTAAGACCAGGTTAAGATTTCTATTGCTAtgttgtaggtatttcattttagcagttttcttcAAAAGctgtgtcctgctggtagaaaTTTTTGGTTTTGGCTAAAGAAACCCTGCTGTTCAGCTTAGGAATGTTGCGACAGTTAATCAAGATGGTGGGATCTGGAGAAAGTCCTAGAGGGAGAGATTTGTGATGAGCAGCAGTttggtttgggttttttttaaagtggGTCAGAAGGGTAGATGCCATGGAAAGGAGAGTCCCGTGGCATGAAGTGCTTTGTACAGATGAATAGCTCCAAAAAGAAGGGACAAAACTCCTGGGAGAGAGCCAGGTTGTTCGAGATGGACTTCACAGGGAGTTCAGACTGTGGCAGGTGCTTTCACACAGATGGTgagttaatgctttttgagatagtgatttagatgtatatcatatttttttactgagttaagtattgtatgtaactagttttgctacaacaagtgtatgggacattggaaaaaagttgaatttccccatggggatgaataaagtatctatctatctatctaacagttataGCCAGATTTGGAAGAGACGGGCTCCAACAGTCATGTGCATTTAGACCGGTTTAACTGTCATGGGCtcctccttatttttttcttttaataacTTTAATAAAGTcaaaattggtaaatatactttattTTACAAATTTTATGTGGTGTACGTTACGTCTTGCTGGCTTATAATTGTGTATggacagtatttacacagcatttgctcaAATTGGGGTTTCTTTAATTGGAATATCATGACATTCGTGTTTGGTTGAACCTCAAATCATATCAACCCTAGACATATATAGTTTATGAGAGCTGGCCTCTTCACTGCTGAGTCACTGCAGAGCTAGCTAACGAGTTGAGTTTGCATATGAGTTCAGTGAGTAGATTACACGTGAAGAAACAATCTGTCAGCTATCACTAATAATGATTATCAaagtagtttttttaaaaaaagtatttgcATCCAGTGTTAGAGGTTGTATAAATGATTTGCAAAAAATGATATAACATGTCCTTTCACAGTTTTGTCAAAATACACTATTCAGTCACCACAGGAAGGAATCAGGTAATAGATTATGCATTTAGTATGTTATTCATTATGTTATTTATTCTGGGTCAATGCCTCTATATTCCTTGGAGAACATAAAACTCTCCAATTTTCTTCCCGCTCCGAGGAAGGATCATCGGCCTGAAATGGTAACTGGTTTCTTTTTCCACTAGTGTTCGACTGGCTAAGTTCTTCTACAAGCTATTCTTAGATTTAATATTTAATGTGCTGTGTATTTCCTTGATACTAGTAATGCAGACTTCCAACATTTGGGTAAAGTCACAAGGCTGTTTCTTCTCAAAACACTACACCTACTGAATTCAGAGACACTTAGAGCGGGGAGAAAGCTGGCATATTTCACTTTAGCCCAGTGGCCTAACCTCTGCCATTGAGTTACTTTATGGTTCAACTTCAGACTGGAAAAACTCCTGAAGTTGAACCAtaaagcagtattgcacccatattggactgtctcagtacttttatatttgtgtgctgtagcacttactttttattcacagttattttgtaaataacactattcttttgcacttctggttagatgctaattgcatttcattggctttgtatctgtactcggcacgaCAATAAAGCTGAATCTAATCTAATTGtaagtatttaaagtggaggtagatacaTTGAGGGCACAGAGGAATTAAGATCTGGGATAGTTCAGATTGAATGGCAGGACTGGCTTGAGAAGCCAAGTGGTCCACTCCTACATCCTTGGGTTCTTGGTTTGCATTGCAGATACCAACAAATGCACATTGTTCAGAGAAAAACCAAAGTTACACTATAAAGTTTTTATCTCTTCCGTTTTTTCATCCTCAACTAGCAATGTCTTATCCCCCAACTGTACTTGAATGAATTGCATACTACAATAAGTGCGCTAGCAATTTCCATACATTAAGTGTATACACTAGTAGCAgctgaaggatctgttctttGCTATATTACTAAATAAATAGTTCATGggcgtcaacatctctgaggagctAATTGGAACCCAacttatcaatgcagctacaaagaaggcacaacattaGCAGTTGAGGAATGTCACCTAAAactcataaatttctacagatttctaTGTGGAGAGCatgctaactggctgcatcactgtctggtatggggtgggggcactagcttctgtagtatccaggacatcttcaagaagcagtgcctcagaaaggcaatgtccatcattaaggacccccaccacccaggacatgctctcttctctttgctaccatcaggaaggaggtaaagaagcctgaaggtgcacacacAAGGATTCAGGCACAGCTTgatttgatttctgaatgaacattgagccCATTATCAcaaactactttttttatttcttttttttgcacttaatgtaactcagttttcccctctattattatgcattgcaatgtaccactgccgcaaagacaacacatttcacgacagatgccagtgacatgaaacctgattctgaaagaaaCAGCAATGTGAATATCAAACCAAAATGCATATTCAGAACTTTTCCAATTGGCCTGCAGTGCAGGATTTTAGAAATTAATATCATTACCAGTCCTATATTTTAGTTCAATAGGTTACTGATTATttatattccccccccccaatttctCATAATGCAGGATCCATCTTTTATTAAAAGCATAATtgaatttaaagtaaaaatgattACTACCACTCTGAAAACCAAATGCTGGGTAAGGACTTCTTATCCCATTATGTGCCTCAAACATCATGTTTCTTTATTCACAAGAGAAATGGTATATATTTCAGCATTTCCTCACTGACCAGGAACCTCTCGTCACAGTTCATAAAATTCCACAGCTGAAAGATACAAAGTATAATATACTCTAAATTAAATTAATGTTCTAATTAGGAATGAACGGCCCAATGACTCATGAGGTCTGAAGTGAATGTCAGCAACACTGAGCAAgtcatagttaaatttaaaaaatgaatagGTTGGCAATACACAAAAACCAAACAGCAATTCAAAAATCTAGTCATTTACATTAACACACTACTAATGTTGACACACCTAGTTCATAATTCCATCTTTTTAATTGTCCATTTACAACAGCTGCAGTCTCAATCTACAATGATTATTTTCCAAAGATATTAGATTTCAAGATAatgaaaaatcaaaataaattctAAACATCTGTCTTGGCAATCCTGGCTTATTTTAAATACAAAACAATCTCCAAAAAGTGACTGATCATTTAACTCAACCGGCTGACTTGATAGTTCTGCAGTTCTATTTCAGTAAATTTATTAAAACTAATCCGCcaatcctccaggttcgggggttcagctcagggcccacaaccctgactggtaaaacaaaattgttatggaaacagcaatcaaGAATCGCtgctacatctgagtgcaacagCGTTCCTGACTTGGGTGAATGACAGTAGAGAAACCCGAGAGGAAGTTACGGACACAaggaacaccaccagagatggaagatctacattgctgccctaaacatcaGTTGTGTAACAGGCAAGAGATTTCAGTGTATTTATTAAAACTAAGTTTGTAAAGAAACTTGCATTTATGTAGCATGGATAACCAAATCAACCAATGGTACAAATCTGAAGCAAAGTGGCTGTTGTGAAGTAATGCAGAAGGCAATTTGCGGAGAGTCAGCATCACAGTGCAATGAATTAAGTGACCAGATCATGTTCAAGGGATAAATTCTGCCAGGATGATAGAAATTGCAATCCCTTCTTGGAATAATGCAGAGGGATCCCTTACATTTACCTGCAGTGCTTCATCTTGGCTTAATGTCTCATTGGAAAGATTCGATCTCTAGGAGTGTATCATTGACCACAGGAGTGATGGCCTAGATTGAATTCTTGGCATCATACACCAATTTTTAAACCACTATCTATATTTAAAAGTTAatttaaaaaatggaaaaaacATACTTCTCAGCTACACAAATCACCAGAAAAatgcacacaaaaagctggaggaactcagcaggacaggcagattctacggaaaagagtaaacattcgacatttcaggcagagacccttcatcaggtctggaaaggaaggggagaggtcagagtaagaaggtgggggaagggaggaagttgtacaaggtggcaggtgataggtgaaaccgggagaaggggaaggcgtgaagcaaagagctgggaagttgtttggtgaaagagataaagggctggagaagggggaatctgataggagaggacagaagaccaaggaagaaagagaagggggggaggagcaccaaaagaagttgatgggcaggtaaatACTCCAAAATTAACCCACTATTTCTCAACTCAAAAGGCACATTGGTGACAGCTTAGATATTTTAAATACAAAGAACTGTGGGTAATACTACATATTCAGCACACACCAATGTAGGTAATTTTTACAGAGGAATTTGTTTCCCAAAAAAAATCGAGTAGTTTTAATTTCATGATTGATCACTTTAGAATAAACACAAGTACAATGGCCCCACTTTACAAAAACAGACTACAAAGCCCATAAAACATTACCTGTCTTTAGACCGAACTTTTCTTTAAAATGATTTGAAAAATAGCGTTCCAGCTATTAAATGTCAATAGCATTCTGCAACTAGTACACATCATTCTCAAATATAATCACACATGATTAAAATGGGCAAGGCTGGAATAGTGTAAAATAGTTATGATGTATCAAGTAACCAGAGAAAATCATTAAAAAGGGAAAATAGTGTGATATGGTACAACATCTTGCAaacttgaaaaaggatctagtgctttcctggcgtaTACGCCAAATAAACTCCTCTCGGGCTTCCTGCTGAATAGGTGAtgatggcagagtctgtcattgaaacattggttaaaattgatacttGTACCTGGCAGGaaacctgagaagagtttattcatcttgCAAACTTACATCTACAGTGTAAATTTGCTATTCGAGTGTTGCAGTTTTTCCCCCAGAGCAGTCACATTAGCTAAAAAAAATTTGTAGTCTGAATGTTAatcaatgacctaattctgcagTGTACAGGAAACATTACTTATTTACTTCTCTTATTTTTAACTAAACTTAGAACAAATTATAAAATAGTGAAACGCCTCATCTATTACCCTAACCTAGACATGAAAACAAAGCACACATGGCAGAAAAATAGTTTATGTGACTTTAGTCTAACAAAGTGGCAATGCCAAATGTATTTTACACTGAAATACAGGTTAGAAGTAAAAAGCAATAACAGTATATGTTGGAAAGGCCAAACCTATTACACAAATGTACAAACATCTGTACAAAGCTTGTAAAAATTTTTGGGCATATTAACAAAATTAAAAGAAAGCCCCTCTTGGTCCTTAAATCCTAGGTGactttatttcatttttatatataaaaaaactggTTATCAAATAAGCAATGACGGAGTAGGCTTCTTGCCAGGCCAAGCTTCCTTGGCATATTTCTTTTTCTTCGGTTCATTAACAGATTCTGCATTGAACACGCCTGGGTTTGAAACGGGGTTTATAGTCACAGATGCTGGTACCACAGCTGGTGCCAAGTCCACTTCGGGAGCAGGATTTGGGAATGGCATAGGCAGTCCTCCTATCATAGCCGTGCCCATTGTATTGCCGTGTAGCTGAGATGCAGAGTCGCCACTAGTTGGAGGGAGGCCACCATATAAACCAGCATTGAATGGGAAATTCTGTATACGCCTAGCAACTCCATCTTCCAAACCCAGTGAACTGGGGCTTTCTGTCTTCTTCTTCTGTAAGTTTCAAAAGAAAACATAATTAGCCTTTGATAAATTTCAAAACGATATTTCACAGTACTGAAGAAATCATGATAATAGGAAGGCTAACTACTGTGGTTAAACAATTAGTTATGTGACAATGATGTGAATAAGGAAAAGCATTAACTTACTGATGCTTAAAGAGCAAGCAGTTTAATAAGTAACATTTGGTACCTCAAGGAACGATGTAATACGTACTTATTTATAGGTGTTCCAAAAAtacaacagcattctgatatgtctatccatggcctcctctactgtcaaaatgaatccaaactcaggttggaggaacaacaccttatataccggctgggtagcctccaacctgatggcatgaacattgacttctctaacttccgttaatgcccctccttaccccatccctgacatatttagttgtttgcctgttctccatctccctctggtgctcccccccacctcctttctttctcctgaggcctcccgtcccatgatcctttcccttctccagctctgtatcactttcgccaatcacctttccagctcttagcttcatcccacccacctccggtcttctcctatcatttcgcatttccccctccccccactactttcaaatctcttactatctttccttttggttagtcctgacgaagggtctcggtctgaaacatcgacagcgcttctccctatagatgctgcctggcctgctgtgttccaccagcattttgtgtgtgttgttgacagTATTTTACAATTCTAGTTAATTATACAATCTAAATATAGTAACTTTTCTCAGGTGAGAGAACAGTGTTTTGGTGACAGAGCCCTacagaggtgaggagagaggATAAAGGTGCAGATTTGGGGAAGGACAGTCACGAAAAGTGTTGGCGTCAGAGGCCTAACCTCAGCTGCAAATAAAAGGAGGGCAGGctcaagcagagcagccattgtcaGAGTTAAGCTTTGGCTTAACAG encodes:
- the ppp1r8a gene encoding protein phosphatase 1, regulatory subunit 8a isoform X3; this encodes MPSAVKGDENAVEDDELKGLLGLPEEETELDNLTEFNTAHNKRISTLTIEEGNLEIQRPKRKRKSFRVSFSDDEEIINPEDVDPSVGRFRNMVQTAVVPLKKKKTESPSSLGLEDGVARRIQNFPFNAGLYGGLPPTSGDSASQLHGNTMGTAMIGGLPMPFPNPAPEVDLAPAVVPASVTINPVSNPGVFNAESVNEPKKKKYAKEAWPGKKPTPSLLI